The proteins below are encoded in one region of Hydrogenimonas thermophila:
- a CDS encoding NADH-quinone oxidoreductase subunit C — MINPDLIMKEVTLESVKDEIKAWYDENKYHYVTVNAVDNGDSLTIDWIFSEYGVKNKIYVFRAEGVAYDSVIPSLVEIIPCTWLSEWDLADMFDLNIENAVRGMFLEPEAPQAPLRKETYNGK; from the coding sequence ATGATTAATCCAGATTTGATAATGAAAGAGGTGACACTTGAGAGTGTCAAAGATGAGATTAAAGCGTGGTATGATGAAAATAAATACCACTATGTAACTGTCAATGCTGTTGATAATGGCGACTCTTTGACAATTGATTGGATCTTTTCTGAATATGGTGTAAAGAATAAGATCTATGTTTTCAGAGCAGAAGGAGTAGCATACGATTCAGTTATTCCTTCTTTGGTTGAGATTATTCCATGTACTTGGTTAAGTGAGTGGGATTTGGCAGATATGTTTGATCTGAATATTGAAAATGCTGTAAGAGGTATGTTCTTAGAGCCGGAAGCACCGCAAGCACCGCTGAGAAAGGAGACATATAATGGGAAATAA
- a CDS encoding NADH-quinone oxidoreductase subunit B family protein, with product MGLRKKSPWILHYNTGGCNGCDIEILAALGPKFDIERFGMLNRGNPKQSDILLVTGPVTLRCRDVLRRLYLEMPEPKVVVAMGACTHGGGVFRDLYHVENGVNGIIPVDVWIPGCTPRIEALIDGLIEAVEIWEKKSKEKEYLVGESDELLKQIGVVDD from the coding sequence ATGGGTTTAAGAAAAAAGTCTCCGTGGATTTTGCACTACAACACGGGTGGATGTAACGGATGTGATATTGAGATTTTAGCTGCACTTGGACCAAAGTTTGATATTGAACGTTTTGGTATGCTCAACCGTGGTAATCCAAAGCAATCAGATATTTTACTTGTAACTGGTCCTGTAACTTTGAGATGTAGAGATGTACTTCGACGACTCTATCTTGAAATGCCTGAGCCAAAAGTTGTTGTTGCAATGGGAGCTTGTACGCATGGTGGTGGTGTTTTTAGAGACCTGTATCATGTTGAAAATGGCGTAAATGGGATCATCCCTGTTGATGTTTGGATTCCTGGATGTACTCCAAGAATTGAAGCGCTGATTGATGGTTTGATTGAAGCAGTTGAGATTTGGGAAAAGAAAAGCAAAGAGAAAGAGTATCTTGTAGGAGAGAGCGACGAGCTGTTAAAGCAGATAGGAGTTGTTGATGATTAA
- a CDS encoding complex I subunit 1 family protein: MSAVLLTLFAPIIGGLIFGIERVVRARMQSRMGPPVLQPFYDFVKLMEKRPLMVHSFHASMGVMYFISTWFAMAVLMLGNNLLIAIFFHIISILALTIGAFSVRSSYSIMGAMRELIHLISYEPVIILMVVALYLVTGSFDIAKILSYDGIPLLQLPLVFLAFVGTLPMLLHKSPFDVAEAHQEIIGGPDIEYSGPFYEAVYTGRWIEYVYVYFLIFLFGGSNYFVGALLVIFTFLLVVAIDNSTARLDYKRMLQFSWFVLIPLSIFNIFFLALGGK; this comes from the coding sequence ATGAGTGCGGTACTATTGACACTTTTTGCTCCAATTATTGGAGGATTGATATTTGGTATTGAGCGAGTCGTTCGTGCAAGAATGCAAAGCAGAATGGGGCCGCCTGTACTGCAGCCATTCTATGACTTTGTTAAGCTAATGGAAAAAAGACCTTTAATGGTTCACTCATTCCATGCATCTATGGGGGTAATGTATTTTATCTCTACCTGGTTTGCAATGGCAGTATTGATGCTAGGAAACAATCTTCTAATTGCCATTTTTTTCCATATCATTTCAATTTTAGCTTTGACTATTGGTGCATTTAGTGTAAGAAGTTCTTACAGTATTATGGGTGCTATGAGAGAGTTGATACATCTTATCTCTTATGAACCGGTTATTATTTTAATGGTTGTTGCACTTTACCTTGTAACTGGAAGTTTTGATATTGCAAAAATTTTATCTTATGATGGTATTCCTTTGCTTCAGTTACCTTTGGTGTTTCTTGCATTTGTAGGAACTCTTCCTATGCTTTTGCATAAGTCTCCTTTTGATGTTGCAGAAGCACATCAAGAGATTATTGGCGGACCAGATATTGAGTATAGCGGTCCATTTTATGAAGCAGTCTACACAGGTCGATGGATTGAGTATGTTTATGTCTATTTCTTGATTTTCTTGTTTGGAGGAAGCAACTATTTTGTAGGTGCACTTCTAGTTATTTTTACATTCTTGTTAGTTGTTGCTATTGACAACTCGACTGCACGGTTAGACTATAAAAGAATGTTGCAATTCTCTTGGTTTGTTCTGATTCCTCTTTCAATATTTAATATCTTCTTTTTGGCATTGGGAGGCAAATAA
- a CDS encoding proton-conducting transporter membrane subunit: protein MEVLVILSIILPIMAGFAIYLANSDRVTSILTCIMLPVLSVMAYLIYSANLPILIKTPTIFNLLVTIFDFLLLGYFLWVGYARKNILVSLLAVAQFILLIIVLSIAPHSDTANIYVDKLTAMMYLLVGIVGVPIAIFSTRYMDYDEKDKHKFVAIVIGFLGVMNFAVSANNVEWFFALFETTTLASLVLIGFRKDEVAINNSTLALWMNQIGGVAILFAIILMVKDFGVYHFTDLLAMDPATMSMAAFGFLSIAALVKGAQLPFHKWLLGAMVAPTPVSAILHSATMVKIAPFLILRISPIIQDTLLSKLLILTTGFVFVAAAVFALTQDNFKRILAYSTISLLGLMMLAAAVGTPTAVAVSIMLIIFHGFAKGFLFVEAGILEKLYNVKYIKDMNRLFERAPFTLLFIFFGFLNMTFIPFGTFIGKWLMIEEASNFLSSGGFVMLILLVTTGGVFLSVLYIKVLGVAIKHHRFSKIDFSPMDKNFLYVSIWYYLWLVVMTVFISPFIGNFIMDIATPIAGHANIYADGLSLVVGDSTLYFWQIIGALILLLIIHAAPLFVKLKVDQTHPYNCGEIYPREAESYDFNFISKYEEKINVFAVTLFLLVLVLGGQLL from the coding sequence ATGGAAGTTCTTGTCATTCTTAGTATTATACTACCCATAATGGCTGGTTTTGCCATCTATTTGGCAAATAGTGATCGTGTGACCAGTATTTTGACATGTATAATGCTACCGGTGTTGTCAGTAATGGCATATCTTATCTATAGTGCAAACTTGCCAATATTGATCAAAACTCCTACAATTTTCAATCTTTTAGTAACCATCTTCGACTTTTTATTGCTGGGGTACTTCTTGTGGGTTGGGTATGCAAGAAAAAATATCTTGGTTTCACTTCTTGCGGTTGCTCAGTTTATACTGTTGATAATTGTCTTATCTATTGCTCCACACAGTGACACGGCTAATATATATGTCGACAAGCTTACAGCAATGATGTATCTGTTGGTTGGTATTGTTGGTGTGCCTATTGCAATTTTTTCTACTCGCTATATGGACTATGATGAGAAAGATAAACACAAGTTTGTTGCTATTGTCATAGGCTTTTTGGGAGTTATGAACTTTGCCGTAAGTGCCAACAATGTTGAGTGGTTCTTTGCACTCTTTGAAACTACAACACTTGCTTCATTGGTACTCATTGGTTTTAGAAAAGATGAAGTTGCTATTAACAACTCTACATTGGCACTTTGGATGAACCAAATTGGTGGTGTTGCAATCCTTTTTGCCATAATTCTTATGGTTAAAGATTTTGGTGTTTACCACTTTACAGATCTTTTAGCTATGGATCCAGCTACAATGTCAATGGCAGCTTTTGGCTTTCTTTCTATAGCAGCCCTTGTCAAAGGTGCTCAACTACCATTTCATAAATGGTTACTTGGAGCGATGGTTGCACCTACGCCTGTTAGTGCGATTCTACATTCAGCTACAATGGTTAAAATTGCTCCATTTTTGATCTTGAGAATCTCTCCTATTATTCAAGATACACTTCTTTCAAAACTTTTGATTTTAACAACTGGTTTTGTATTTGTTGCTGCTGCAGTTTTTGCACTAACACAAGATAACTTTAAAAGAATTCTTGCTTACTCAACGATCTCTTTACTTGGATTGATGATGCTTGCAGCTGCTGTTGGTACACCAACTGCTGTTGCGGTTTCGATTATGTTAATAATCTTCCACGGTTTTGCAAAAGGGTTCTTATTTGTTGAAGCTGGAATTCTTGAAAAGCTTTATAATGTTAAATATATTAAAGATATGAACAGACTCTTTGAGAGAGCTCCATTTACTCTTTTGTTTATCTTCTTTGGTTTCCTTAACATGACATTTATCCCTTTTGGTACATTCATCGGAAAGTGGCTTATGATCGAAGAGGCAAGTAACTTTCTATCTTCCGGTGGATTTGTGATGCTTATTCTTCTTGTTACAACGGGTGGTGTCTTTTTGAGTGTACTCTACATAAAAGTTTTAGGTGTAGCTATTAAACATCACCGATTTAGTAAGATTGATTTTTCACCTATGGATAAAAACTTTTTGTATGTATCAATCTGGTACTACCTTTGGTTGGTTGTAATGACAGTATTTATTTCTCCATTTATAGGTAACTTTATTATGGATATAGCTACTCCTATTGCTGGTCATGCAAATATCTATGCAGACGGATTGTCTCTAGTAGTTGGAGATTCGACACTCTATTTCTGGCAAATTATAGGTGCACTTATCTTGCTTCTTATTATTCATGCGGCACCACTGTTTGTCAAGCTTAAAGTTGATCAGACACATCCTTACAATTGTGGAGAGATATATCCAAGAGAAGCTGAGAGTTATGACTTTAACTTTATCTCAAAATATGAAGAGAAGATCAATGTTTTTGCAGTGACACTCTTCTTACTTGTGTTGGTTTTAGGAGGACAACTACTATGA
- a CDS encoding Wadjet anti-phage system protein JetD domain-containing protein, which produces MFNIDLLRKKAQSYYDSGKFYSDLLSGNTIFPLRYSFKRPTEKVFVSSIEEIQKSLSSLKKFDRFIEYSAVEYKRVGSQRLPSVLCFKTLDDYLQFLGKSKEYQAFVEGFESAKSLGLGEFLRQKPLILLKHLDVWDRIISVVQFFLLHPKPNIYIRELPIEGVDTKFIQSHKKVLDTLLQVVLSTKFYNSSITKLSDYGFEKKYGLRYPLSRVRFRSNEIETANIDDIEITCEAFNTFGLKAKYIFIIENLTTFLAFPLFSDVIILYGGGFKAGQFRQLDLDFAEEIFYWGDIDTHGFAILSSFRSIHPNVQSFLMDKETLYHFSYLCVQEPTPTTANLPNLMPKELEVYDALRFKEFKGLRLEQERIPINWLMEKLEEKIK; this is translated from the coding sequence GTGTTTAACATTGACCTACTTAGAAAAAAGGCGCAGAGCTACTATGACAGTGGAAAGTTTTATAGTGATCTTTTGAGTGGTAATACTATATTTCCATTGCGATACTCTTTTAAAAGACCAACTGAAAAGGTGTTTGTCTCTTCAATTGAAGAGATTCAAAAATCTTTATCTTCTCTTAAAAAGTTTGATAGATTTATTGAGTATTCAGCTGTGGAGTATAAAAGAGTTGGATCACAACGGCTTCCTTCAGTACTCTGTTTTAAAACTTTAGATGACTATTTACAGTTTCTTGGGAAAAGTAAGGAGTATCAGGCATTTGTTGAAGGTTTTGAAAGTGCAAAATCTTTAGGGCTTGGAGAGTTTTTACGTCAAAAACCGCTTATTTTATTGAAGCATTTGGATGTATGGGATCGCATTATCTCTGTTGTGCAGTTTTTTCTGTTACATCCAAAACCAAATATTTACATAAGAGAGCTTCCAATAGAAGGGGTAGATACCAAGTTCATACAGTCACATAAAAAGGTACTTGATACACTTTTGCAGGTAGTACTTTCTACAAAATTTTATAATTCATCAATTACCAAACTTTCAGATTATGGGTTTGAAAAGAAGTATGGATTGAGATATCCTTTAAGTCGTGTAAGGTTTCGCTCTAATGAGATAGAGACTGCAAATATAGATGATATTGAGATTACCTGTGAAGCATTTAATACTTTTGGTTTAAAAGCAAAGTATATATTTATTATTGAAAATCTTACAACATTTTTGGCTTTTCCACTATTTTCAGACGTGATAATACTCTATGGAGGTGGTTTCAAAGCTGGACAATTTAGACAACTTGATCTTGACTTTGCTGAAGAGATCTTTTACTGGGGAGATATAGATACACACGGTTTTGCAATTCTTTCAAGTTTTAGATCTATTCATCCAAATGTTCAATCTTTTTTAATGGATAAAGAAACACTATATCATTTTAGCTACCTATGTGTTCAAGAGCCAACTCCAACAACAGCCAATTTACCAAATCTAATGCCAAAAGAATTAGAAGTTTATGATGCATTACGGTTTAAAGAATTTAAAGGATTACGTTTAGAGCAAGAACGAATTCCTATTAATTGGTTAATGGAGAAGCTTGAAGAAAAGATTAAATAG